In Gammaproteobacteria bacterium, the genomic stretch CCTGGTATCGTCTTTGTACTTCATGGGTGATGCACCGATGCATATCGCCATCTATTCCGGGCTAGCAACATATGGCGCAATATATGACAACAATCGCGCACGCAATGCCGCCAGCCAGGTGGCCGAAGGCGTGTTGGCTACCGGTATACTCATTCAGATTATGAAGCGCTGTTTTGGACGCGAATCACCTTTTCAAAGAACAGAAGCAGGCGGTGCCTGGGATTTATTTCCAAACCAGATTGACTATGCCTATAACGTAGCAAAATATGACGCTATGCCTGCGGGTCATATGGCGACGGCCATGGCCACAACCCACATACTCGCAGGCAACTACCCTGAATACAAATACATCAAGCCAGTCGGCTACACCTTAACCTCCATGATAGGCCTGGCAATGATAATCAACGGCGTGCATTGGGCCGGAGATTATCCCCTGGGGCTGGCGACCGGCTATCTGGTCGCGAATATCGTGCTGAAACGTGGAAAAGAATACCGGGAGCGTTTCGACAGCACGCATTCGCTTCGTCACTCAAGAAAAATCCGCGCGCAATTTCTACCCTATATCCATTCATCAAACAACATGGGGCTGTGGTTATCGGTCTCGATGTAGGCAATCTGGTCGCGTTTAAAAAACCACGCGCCACAACTGTTTCGCTAGTGATCTGGTATTGATATAACCTGCCCTCACCGCCCAATACGTCGTTCCCGGTAAATCAATCAAACCAACGTTTATATAGGCATCGTCACCAAACCAGTCACCGCCAAAGTTACGCTGCCCATAACTCACGCGGATCTTATTTGCGAGCAAATTGGCGTAGACGCGAAAACCCACATTTTTATCGCCATGAGGTAACCATTCGGATTCTGACCGTTGCATATTAAAGGTCAAGCCCGCACCCATCGACCCAAGCATTACGCTGTAACGCCGAAAATCGTAATTCGCACTGGCCTGGTAATATGGTTCCCAGGCACCGTTGACACGTCGACCAGCAAGCGGCGTAAACCTCAGATTAATATGATGCTGCCCGGTCAGACGATAGCTAGGCTCCCAGCTAAACTCGTATCCACCACTCAAGATGTTGTAGTTCGCCTCATATGGTAGAACCAGGTGCATGGGATTGTAGTTAGCGTACGGCGCGGTAGATTGCGTCCACGACCGTTTCTTATTATTTCCCGCCAGTGAGTTACCCATGAGTATGGCCAGAAATGAAATCGTATCCACTGTCTTAACGATCTGCTCTCCAGCAACCCCTTTCTTTTTGTCCCGTCGCGCCTGGGCAAGAACCTCGGCTTCTCTATCCTGAATATCGATAATCCTGTCGCTGATTTTTTTCAACAGTGGTTGATACCAGGTCAGTACATAACCATCACTGTTATTGATAATAGTTCGAATTTCCGAATCGGTTCTGTCATCGACAAACCCACGCTTCTTCAGCCTGGCAAGAAAAGGCTTGAAATCGGCCGCACCTTTATAATTTCCCTGATCGTCAAGATCAATCAGCGCCGAGAAAATCAGGTCGAGTTTGCGATACTGATCATCGCTATGATCATCCACTGAACACGTCGCAGCCGAAGTCGTGTCCACAAAAATTGCAACTCCGTGAGACGCAAGATTATTGCCTTGCGCGAGACCATCGTAGACACGGGTTTCGAGATCCTGGCGTGCCTGTGTTTCGCAAGATTTACGTTTTGGTCCAGCCTTGATGCCTTTACACCGTTGATCGATGCTCGCCTGGAAGGCGTCAACTAATGTACTGTGACAGTTACCTAGACCTCGCTCCTGTAGCCAACGCCAACTGGCTTGCTGAGCACCGGTATTGAGTCTCTCAAGCCTAACAAAGCGCTGGAACAGAAATGACGCCTTTCTTACATCGACGAAGCCGAGCATATCAAAGTACGCGCGAAAAAAAGCGGGGGTACAGGCTTCCGTGCGCCCGCCTTTTTCAAATCCCGATAACAACTGACTCTGCATTTCACTACCGGATTTCGAACAATAGTATTGCGACAGATTCAATAAGGCATCGAATACACCCACATAGTAGTCAAACTCCCTAAAATACGGGTCAAGAAAGGCAGCAAAATGACCAAGAAAACTTCCAGTCAATGGTACATAACGATCGGAACGAAACAAGACGCGATCGGAAAACTTGTTTTCATTGAGACGTGCAACACGCAATTTCAACGAATCTTCACCGAGCTTGTCTGCGACTTTTTCCAACATGCAGATAACACGCTGGCGTTGTTTCATCACGATATCTGACGAGATGCGATGTGTTGAATTCATGAGGTAGCCGGGACAGTTGCCAAAAATAGGCGATCTGTCCGGCTCGATATTGACACGGAATCCCCGGTACATGGACTCAAGCACGGCACTTTCAAAGGCGAGACAGTATGCGGTCAGCGAATGCACATCATTATCCAGCGCTATACGACAGGCATTCATCAATCCGGTGTTGCTCAATGTTTGGAACAGGGCGTCAAAATCAATTTCACCAAAGCTGGCGCCTGTACTCTCCAGCTTGGCCAATGTCGCTTCCACTGCGCTTTGGGTATTGGCTGACCAGTCACCGCGACGATAGAGATTAAATAACTCCTGATCTCCCGCAGACGCCGTCGTCCCTACCATATATTGAGCCAGCCCGATCAGACCATCAGAGACTATTCCCGCATGTTCGTTACTTTGGCGTTGGTTTTCCTCACCACGCAGATTGGAATGCTCCATATAAATAT encodes the following:
- a CDS encoding phosphatase PAP2 family protein, which gives rise to MAIILKTFLSMLCIAYSTITLATQEASTQHYPPSPSFSQLAGNIWDDLGQFTTEINPVDNALPLLGLTATTLLLVAHDEAITQHVQRLAHKWGILSDTQHGREARIVFDPSVGGFDIPFRIPQNLVSSLYFMGDAPMHIAIYSGLATYGAIYDNNRARNAASQVAEGVLATGILIQIMKRCFGRESPFQRTEAGGAWDLFPNQIDYAYNVAKYDAMPAGHMATAMATTHILAGNYPEYKYIKPVGYTLTSMIGLAMIINGVHWAGDYPLGLATGYLVANIVLKRGKEYRERFDSTHSLRHSRKIRAQFLPYIHSSNNMGLWLSVSM
- a CDS encoding patatin-like phospholipase family protein, with translation MTLNSRFRKCGLLCMLFACFLISTSSLSADADTSSQQEVPIALAISGAISLGAYEAGYNWALINILKKIKQQGFQNRNYPELKGVSGTSAGSVNALFSAMVWCMDESKLAALPGVLSNVDKQNLFEALWLKTGIRELMPENDQYEEDEFLLSRKFLNRVLELLQTHMDKDIWQDGCEVPLAFVMTRVNPDKVELKGISLSVSRVAVSFRLKTLREKGKSRAVFLSNTKNTTHPLIGRVVYPVGVRTRDGHNIPVETIVEFAKASSSVPGAFSAIHLDYCLPDENASSSGVDDPRCPAAHMQVRSGSFKDGGSFDNKPLGLASAIAEPWQYDVDTRSRYEQEGRRYNYIYMEHSNLRGEENQRQSNEHAGIVSDGLIGLAQYMVGTTASAGDQELFNLYRRGDWSANTQSAVEATLAKLESTGASFGEIDFDALFQTLSNTGLMNACRIALDNDVHSLTAYCLAFESAVLESMYRGFRVNIEPDRSPIFGNCPGYLMNSTHRISSDIVMKQRQRVICMLEKVADKLGEDSLKLRVARLNENKFSDRVLFRSDRYVPLTGSFLGHFAAFLDPYFREFDYYVGVFDALLNLSQYYCSKSGSEMQSQLLSGFEKGGRTEACTPAFFRAYFDMLGFVDVRKASFLFQRFVRLERLNTGAQQASWRWLQERGLGNCHSTLVDAFQASIDQRCKGIKAGPKRKSCETQARQDLETRVYDGLAQGNNLASHGVAIFVDTTSAATCSVDDHSDDQYRKLDLIFSALIDLDDQGNYKGAADFKPFLARLKKRGFVDDRTDSEIRTIINNSDGYVLTWYQPLLKKISDRIIDIQDREAEVLAQARRDKKKGVAGEQIVKTVDTISFLAILMGNSLAGNNKKRSWTQSTAPYANYNPMHLVLPYEANYNILSGGYEFSWEPSYRLTGQHHINLRFTPLAGRRVNGAWEPYYQASANYDFRRYSVMLGSMGAGLTFNMQRSESEWLPHGDKNVGFRVYANLLANKIRVSYGQRNFGGDWFGDDAYINVGLIDLPGTTYWAVRAGYINTRSLAKQLWRVVF